Proteins encoded by one window of Arachis hypogaea cultivar Tifrunner chromosome 1, arahy.Tifrunner.gnm2.J5K5, whole genome shotgun sequence:
- the LOC112789607 gene encoding S-adenosyl-L-methionine:benzoic acid/salicylic acid carboxyl methyltransferase 3: MEVEQVLRMNGGIGEASYANNSLVQQKVISLTRPIREEAITSLYYKKIPRTVSIADLGCSSGPNTFFVVTEIIKAIENLCRELNQNSPEYNVFMNDLPGNDFNNIFRSLDSFKQNLMISNNNNNKFEKNSCGPCFLFGAPGSFYGRLFANTSIHFVHASYSLQWLSKVPEGIENNKGNIYMSSTSPLNVLNAYYEQFRRDFSFFLKCRGEEVVEGGVMVLTFLGRRSDDPSSKECCYIWELMAAALNQMVLEGIIKEEQMDAFNIPQYTPSPSEVKLEVQSEGSFTINRLEVSEVNWNAYENNWNAMDSESEEFESLIDGGYNVAQCMRAVAEPLLVSHFGEDIIENVFSRYQTLLTDSMSKEKTKFFNVTVSLTRNA, from the exons ATGGAAGTAGAACAGGTACTACGCATGAATGGAGGAATTGGAGAAGCAAGCTATGCAAATAACTCCTTAGTTCAG CAAAAGGTGATTTCTCTAACAAGACCAATAAGAGAGGAAGCCATAACCAGCCTGTACTACAAGAAAATCCCAAGAACCGTATCAATTGCGGACTTGGGGTGTTCCTCTGGCCCCAACACTTTCTTTGTTGTCACAGAAATCATAAAAGCCATTGAGAATCTTTGCAGAGAGCTGAACCAGAATTCCCCTGAATACAATGTGTTCATGAATGATCTCCCAGGGAATGATTTCAACAACATTTTCAGGTCCCTTGACAGCTTCAAACAGAATCTCATgataagtaataataataataataagtttgaAAAAAATAGTTGCGGTCCTTGTTTCCTCTTTGGAGCTCCAGGTTCATTCTATGGCAGGCTTTTTGCAAACACAAGTATTCATTTCGTTCATGCCTCTTACAGCCTTCAATGGCTATCTAAG GTTCCTGAGGGAATAGAGAACAACAAGGGCAACATTTACATGTCAAGCACAAGCCCCTTAAACGTTCTGAACGCTTACTATGAACAATTTCGAAGagacttctctttctttctcaagTGTCGTGGTGAGGAAGTGGTTGAAGGAGGTGTCATGGTTTTAACATTCTTGGGAAGAAGAAGTGATGATCCATCTTCTAAGGAGTGTTGCTACATTTGGGAACTCATGGCTGCCGCTCTCAATCAAATGGTCTTGGAG GGAATCATAAAAGAAGAGCAAATGGATGCTTTCAACATCCCACAATATACACCGTCCCCATCGGAAGTGAAACTTGAAGTTCAAAGCGAAGGATCCTTCACCATCAACCGCCTAGAGGTGTCTGAAGTGAATTGGAATGCTTATGAAAACAATTGGAACGCCATGGATTCCGAATCGGAAGAATTCGAATCACTCATCGATGGCGGATACAATGTGGCGCAGTGCATGAGAGCCGTTGCTGAACCCTTGCTGGTTAGCCACTTCGGTGAAGATATCATTGAAAACGTGTTTAGTCGCTACCAGACGCTCTTAACTGACAGTATGTCTAAGGAGAAGACCAAGTTTTTCAACGTCACTGTATCGTTGACCAGGAACGCATGA